A region of the Arenibacter antarcticus genome:
AAGCTGCTAGCAAATTTAAGTCGCGAGATGGATTGTAAATTAATTTAAATCTTTTATCTCTTATTCCAAATTGCATAAATAAAAGAATTGGAGCAGAACCCGTTGTAAAAGAGTGTATGAATTCATGTCCATTTAATATACTTGAATCTATATCTTGAAGAGTGTTGCCAACAAGGTTTTTAGGTACTTTTATATTAGCTGATTTAAGCATTGTAGGTAAAATATCTAGAGTCGAAACCATTCGGTTTTCTACCTTTCCTTGAGAGAACACTTTTGGGTAATTCAATATCATAGGAACTTTTAGTCCAGCTTCATAAACACTTCCTTTAGCTCTAGGGAAATCAGCTCCATGGTCACTAATGTAAATAATTAAAGTATTATCCCTAGCCTTTAATTTATCCAAATCACTAAGTACCATTTTGATGCCTTCGTCCAAACGATTTATACAGCTATAATAGTTTTTCATTTCATGACGTAAATACGGTGTGTCTGATCCAATCCATGGTAAAGGTTCAATATCGTCTTTGATTTTTACAGTGGGATAACCACTTTCAGAAATTTCTATAAACTCTCTATGTGCGTCTGCGTAATTAATTATCAATAAGAATGGTTTATTTTCTTTCGCAGCATTTTTCATTACAGATTTTGCTTGATTAGCATATTCTTCTATGCTTATAGTATTTGAAAAGTTAGCTTCTTTAATGGCACGGTGATCAATATAGTCCTCAACTAAGCGTTCGGGGTTTATGTGAGTTTTGCCTAAAAACCCTGTGTAATAACCAGCTTCTTTAAAATATGCTGGCATTGTTTTAAAGTCTTTGAACATTGCAAACTTATGAGTAGAAAGTCCAATATGACCTGTTTGTCTAGTGTACAGTCCTGTTAAAAAGGCAGCTCTAGAGGGGCTACAAACAGAATAGGGAACAAATGCTAAAGAGCTTAGAGGATGCGAATTTCTTTAATGCTCGTTTGAGGAGCATTCAGATATCTAGAGTGTATCCATTAATAGAAAATGCATATCAGTTAGAAAGGGAGCACCAAAAAAAGAGACTTCAGACTTTACTGATCCTTGCTAGTATTTTATCAGTGTTACTGATTCTAACCATTATATTCATAATTCGCCAATTTTATAAACTTTCAGAAGCCCGTAAACTTACGTTGGTTGCAAATGAAAAACTCCAAAATAATAATATTGCTTTAGCTGAAGCAAATAGTATTAAAGAAGAATACATTGGACGGTTTCTTAACTTATGCTCTATTTATATTGAAAAAATGGGGAAACATCATCGTATCCTGAACAAAAAAGCCAAAGAAGGAAACCTTACGGAATTGTACCGACTGCTTAAATCTAACCAGTTTATAGGTATCCACCCCACCAAGCACATATTGCAAATTATAATATTATTTTTTAATAGACCTATTAGCGAATCATCTAAGCTTGCAACTGTAATTTCTTGTAGTTCTGTGGATACAGACCTCGGATATTTTTATGATTGATGCCCATAATGTTTTCCAGTGTATACTTTAGCCACTGGTAAGGATTCACCTGATGCTTTTTACAGATGGCAAGGAAGGAGTAGATACAGGCGGCCCTTTGTGCCGCGTCATGGGAACCGGCGAACAGATAGTTCTTTCTTCCTAGGGCCAGGGGCCTGATGGCATTTTCCACTAGATTATTATCGATTTCCAGGATGCCGTCATAAAGATAGGCGCTAAGCTGATCCCAACGGTCCATGGTATACCGGAAGGCTTTTCCGATAGGGCTCTTTGGAAGCATCGGATGATTTTTTGTCTGCCCGTACATCCATTTTCCCAGTTCATTGATCACCGGCAGGGACTCTTTTAGACGAAGTGCCTTGCGTTCTTGGGGATCGAGGCCCCTTTCCCTGGCGGCAGCTTCTACCGCATATAGTTTTTGGATGTAGGTCAGCGCCTTCCCCGCACGCTCCCTATCATTATCCAGGGCCTTGTCGAATTCCCTTCGTGCGTGGGCCCAGCAGTTCAGATAGGTGACCCCCTCACGTTTGCCTATCTTGTCATAGACAATATAGCCATCGGTTTGGAGGTAGCCCTTAAATCCGGCCAATACATGATTGGCGGCCTCCCGGCTACGCCCGCTCCGGTAATCAAAGAGTACGGTACCCTCCATAGGACTATGGTACACCCAGTAATACCCTTGATGGGTGGTGCCTTTCCTGTTCTTATCGATGACCTTGATCGGACTCTCGTCCGCCTGCAGATACCCTTGGGACTTGGTGTCCTCCAAAAGGTATTGGTAAAGAATATCCAGTATTTTAAGGCTCTGTCTGGTCCAGCCCTCCAGGGTCGAGGAGGCTATCGGGATATTCTGTCTTTTAAACCGCTGGAGCTGTCGGTAGAGCGGGAGATGGTCCTGATATTTATCGACTAGGATAGAGGCCAACAATCCTGCCCCGGGAATACCCTTTTCGATCACCCGATCGGGAAGTGCACCTATTACCACTCCTTCTTTATTTTTGGGAGCATACTTATAGCGGATGTAGCGTTTGATGTAGTATTTGGCGGGCTCGTATTCCAGTTCCTCGGTCACTTCTTCCCCGATGCATACCATATCGGTCAGATCGCCCTCGGGGTAGATCTTGATCTCTTCCACGGGCAGGTGGTCCGGAAGGGCCACCCTTCCCTTATGGGCCGATGTCCTTTTGCGTCTCTCATAGGTGAGTTTTTCCTTGAGCTCCACCTCTTGTTCCTCCGCCTTTCCAGGTTCCATTTCAAAGGGAAGGCTCATTTGGTTTTTATCGCCCTCGAAGCGTTCCCTTTTCTGGCCATAGACCAGACGTTTGTAATAGGCCAATTGGAATTTAAGGTCGGTATTTTCTCTTTCTGCCCTGGCAAGGTCACGCTCGACTTTTACGAATCTTTTGACCTGCTTTTGAATGGATCCCCCCTGCTTTTCAAGCAGCGCTAAAAGTTCATCTTTAGAGAGGTTTTCCAAGGGTTTTTGCATAGGTCGAAGATACGGAAAATGATGTTATTGACCAAGCGGAATCCCTTGTATTCATTGATTTTTTATCGCTTTTTTCACCGTGGATACCGAAGTTTTTGATGAGCCT
Encoded here:
- a CDS encoding DUF6377 domain-containing protein, which gives rise to MLKSLEDANFFNARLRSIQISRVYPLIENAYQLEREHQKKRLQTLLILASILSVLLILTIIFIIRQFYKLSEARKLTLVANEKLQNNNIALAEANSIKEEYIGRFLNLCSIYIEKMGKHHRILNKKAKEGNLTELYRLLKSNQFIGIHPTKHILQIIILFFNRPISESSKLATVISCSSVDTDLGYFYD
- a CDS encoding sulfatase-like hydrolase/transferase, producing MYTRQTGHIGLSTHKFAMFKDFKTMPAYFKEAGYYTGFLGKTHINPERLVEDYIDHRAIKEANFSNTISIEEYANQAKSVMKNAAKENKPFLLIINYADAHREFIEISESGYPTVKIKDDIEPLPWIGSDTPYLRHEMKNYYSCINRLDEGIKMVLSDLDKLKARDNTLIIYISDHGADFPRAKGSVYEAGLKVPMILNYPKVFSQGKVENRMVSTLDILPTMLKSANIKVPKNLVGNTLQDIDSSILNGHEFIHSFTTGSAPILLFMQFGIRDKRFKLIYNPSRDLNLLAASRYVLSNVSKQHQINAFLYPEELELYDLEKDPNEWNNLAYDPTYKQIREHLWTEMKIFQHKIKDPFIYKENIEFFIKEQKIYKDPSTYRGVKGFEWPHLELFRKANRN
- the tnpC gene encoding IS66 family transposase, coding for MQKPLENLSKDELLALLEKQGGSIQKQVKRFVKVERDLARAERENTDLKFQLAYYKRLVYGQKRERFEGDKNQMSLPFEMEPGKAEEQEVELKEKLTYERRKRTSAHKGRVALPDHLPVEEIKIYPEGDLTDMVCIGEEVTEELEYEPAKYYIKRYIRYKYAPKNKEGVVIGALPDRVIEKGIPGAGLLASILVDKYQDHLPLYRQLQRFKRQNIPIASSTLEGWTRQSLKILDILYQYLLEDTKSQGYLQADESPIKVIDKNRKGTTHQGYYWVYHSPMEGTVLFDYRSGRSREAANHVLAGFKGYLQTDGYIVYDKIGKREGVTYLNCWAHARREFDKALDNDRERAGKALTYIQKLYAVEAAARERGLDPQERKALRLKESLPVINELGKWMYGQTKNHPMLPKSPIGKAFRYTMDRWDQLSAYLYDGILEIDNNLVENAIRPLALGRKNYLFAGSHDAAQRAACIYSFLAICKKHQVNPYQWLKYTLENIMGINHKNIRGLYPQNYKKLQLQA